A section of the Eriocheir sinensis breed Jianghai 21 chromosome 62, ASM2467909v1, whole genome shotgun sequence genome encodes:
- the LOC126986593 gene encoding fibrous sheath CABYR-binding protein-like isoform X1: protein MKTLGMLKVLEVLCLALCTLLCLPDMWSLLLHSWRLQQAVQEWRDGGPHTTLVGRLRERLAAAGWLAPPRDPLLECGVPLGGGWTETLQRLYGADSYLFCLEREVEQAQQEHLAFRANLLLAAACAASVTVLAALMAVCGCLLLRLARRPQQQQQQQQQAAEAAREVMPPGEAPRGEVQPRTDRPKGCPGKPARPSVVSVLSKRRYKRRVAGRPKAASSGPVPEANHVLPCPVAAGGQASHDTSSPVAAEVQVSHDVASLVGDMARECHNMASPVADMARECHNMDSPVATTARECHDMASPVADMARECHNMDSPVATTARECQPPPVSRTGDAACDPAAQATGRGQKEATPSPVVTKGPSQAAQAQEPPGLDTPPNEEGGASLPHEAGVFGPSSQDQGRETPASEEKPCTPPPVQEAPLEADEAASVVRCLHVNPRFRERLEGPNGSFLEHLGLQYGVLVFTIPAKRKMQIRGAKQRVLDCYEAVRALLAEWQAQDTA from the exons ATGAAAACTCTTGGCATGCTGAAAGTTCTCGAGGTGCTGTGCCTGGCGCTGTGCACCTTGCTGTGCCTGCCAGACATGTGGAGCCTCCTGCTGCACTCCTGGAGGCTGCAGCAGGCAGTGCAGGAGTGGCGGGACGGCGGCCCCCACACCACCCTCGTGGGCCGCCTGCGGGAGCGTCTGGCCGCCGCTGGCTGGCTGGCACCCCCGCGGGACCCCCTCCTGGAGTGCGGCGTCCCCCTAGGTGGAGGCTGGACGGAGACGCTGCAGCGGCTGTACGGCGCTGACAGCTATCTGTTCTGcctggagagggaggtggagcagGCCCAGCAGGAGCACCTGGCCTTCCGGGCAAACCTCCTGCTGGCAGCGGCCTGCGCCGCCTCCGTCACCGTGCTGGCCGCCCTTATGGCTGTGTGCGGCTGCCTGCTGCTGAGACTCGCCCGGcgcccccagcagcagcagcagcagcag cagcaggccgctGAGGCCGCCAGGGAAGTCATGCCCCCTGGTGAGGCGCCACGCGGTGAGGTTCAGCCCAGGACGGATAGGCCCAAAGGCTGCCCAGGAAAGCCGGCCCGGCCCTCGGTTGTCAGTGTCCTCAGTAAGAGGCGCTACAAGCGGCGGGTCGCTGGGCGCCCTAAGGCTGCCTCGTCCGGTCCCGTACCTGAGGCGAACCACGTCCTGCCCTGCCCCGTGGCCGCCGGGGGCCAGGCGAGCCACGACACGTCTTCCCCAGTGGCCGCCGAGGTCCAGGTGAGCCACGACGTGGCCTCCCTAGTGggcgacatggcccgggagtgccacaacatggcctccccagtggccgacatggcccgggagtgccacaacATGGACTCCCCAGTGGCCACAacggcccgggagtgccacgacatggcctccccagtggccgacatggcccgggagtgccacaacATGGACTCCCCAGTGGCCACAACGGCCCGAGAGTGCCAACCCCCGCCAGTCAGCAGGACGGGAGACGCGGCCTGTGACCCTGCTGCCCAGGCCACTGGGCGAGGCCAGAAGGAGGCTACGCCTAGCCCAGTGGTCACGAAGGGGCCATCGCAGGCCGCCCAGGCTCAGGAGCCCCCAGGGCTTGACACCCCTCCCAATGAGGAGGGAGGGGCGTCCCTTCCTCACGAGGCAGGAGTCTTTGGTCCATCTTCCCAGGACCAGGGAAGAGAGACTCCTGCCTCAGAGGAGAAGCCCTGCACGCCCCCGCCCGTACAGGAGGCGCCACTGGAGGCAGACGAGGCAGCCTCAGTGGTGCGCTGCCTGCACGTGAACCCCAGGTTCAGGGAGCGCCTGGAGGGGCCTAACGGGAGCTTCCTGGAGCACCTGGGCCTCCAGTACGGCGTCCTGGTCTTCACGATCCCCGCCAAAAGGAAAATGCAGATCAGGGGCGCCAAGCAGCGCGTCCTTGACTGCTACGAGGCCGTGAGGGCGCTGCTGGCGGAGTGGCAGGCGCAGGACACCGCCTAG
- the LOC126986593 gene encoding fibrous sheath CABYR-binding protein-like isoform X2: MKTLGMLKVLEVLCLALCTLLCLPDMWSLLLHSWRLQQAVQEWRDGGPHTTLVGRLRERLAAAGWLAPPRDPLLECGVPLGGGWTETLQRLYGADSYLFCLEREVEQAQQEHLAFRANLLLAAACAASVTVLAALMAVCGCLLLRLARRPQQQQQQQQAAEAAREVMPPGEAPRGEVQPRTDRPKGCPGKPARPSVVSVLSKRRYKRRVAGRPKAASSGPVPEANHVLPCPVAAGGQASHDTSSPVAAEVQVSHDVASLVGDMARECHNMASPVADMARECHNMDSPVATTARECHDMASPVADMARECHNMDSPVATTARECQPPPVSRTGDAACDPAAQATGRGQKEATPSPVVTKGPSQAAQAQEPPGLDTPPNEEGGASLPHEAGVFGPSSQDQGRETPASEEKPCTPPPVQEAPLEADEAASVVRCLHVNPRFRERLEGPNGSFLEHLGLQYGVLVFTIPAKRKMQIRGAKQRVLDCYEAVRALLAEWQAQDTA; encoded by the exons ATGAAAACTCTTGGCATGCTGAAAGTTCTCGAGGTGCTGTGCCTGGCGCTGTGCACCTTGCTGTGCCTGCCAGACATGTGGAGCCTCCTGCTGCACTCCTGGAGGCTGCAGCAGGCAGTGCAGGAGTGGCGGGACGGCGGCCCCCACACCACCCTCGTGGGCCGCCTGCGGGAGCGTCTGGCCGCCGCTGGCTGGCTGGCACCCCCGCGGGACCCCCTCCTGGAGTGCGGCGTCCCCCTAGGTGGAGGCTGGACGGAGACGCTGCAGCGGCTGTACGGCGCTGACAGCTATCTGTTCTGcctggagagggaggtggagcagGCCCAGCAGGAGCACCTGGCCTTCCGGGCAAACCTCCTGCTGGCAGCGGCCTGCGCCGCCTCCGTCACCGTGCTGGCCGCCCTTATGGCTGTGTGCGGCTGCCTGCTGCTGAGACTCGCCCGGcgcccccagcagcagcagcagcagcag caggccgctGAGGCCGCCAGGGAAGTCATGCCCCCTGGTGAGGCGCCACGCGGTGAGGTTCAGCCCAGGACGGATAGGCCCAAAGGCTGCCCAGGAAAGCCGGCCCGGCCCTCGGTTGTCAGTGTCCTCAGTAAGAGGCGCTACAAGCGGCGGGTCGCTGGGCGCCCTAAGGCTGCCTCGTCCGGTCCCGTACCTGAGGCGAACCACGTCCTGCCCTGCCCCGTGGCCGCCGGGGGCCAGGCGAGCCACGACACGTCTTCCCCAGTGGCCGCCGAGGTCCAGGTGAGCCACGACGTGGCCTCCCTAGTGggcgacatggcccgggagtgccacaacatggcctccccagtggccgacatggcccgggagtgccacaacATGGACTCCCCAGTGGCCACAacggcccgggagtgccacgacatggcctccccagtggccgacatggcccgggagtgccacaacATGGACTCCCCAGTGGCCACAACGGCCCGAGAGTGCCAACCCCCGCCAGTCAGCAGGACGGGAGACGCGGCCTGTGACCCTGCTGCCCAGGCCACTGGGCGAGGCCAGAAGGAGGCTACGCCTAGCCCAGTGGTCACGAAGGGGCCATCGCAGGCCGCCCAGGCTCAGGAGCCCCCAGGGCTTGACACCCCTCCCAATGAGGAGGGAGGGGCGTCCCTTCCTCACGAGGCAGGAGTCTTTGGTCCATCTTCCCAGGACCAGGGAAGAGAGACTCCTGCCTCAGAGGAGAAGCCCTGCACGCCCCCGCCCGTACAGGAGGCGCCACTGGAGGCAGACGAGGCAGCCTCAGTGGTGCGCTGCCTGCACGTGAACCCCAGGTTCAGGGAGCGCCTGGAGGGGCCTAACGGGAGCTTCCTGGAGCACCTGGGCCTCCAGTACGGCGTCCTGGTCTTCACGATCCCCGCCAAAAGGAAAATGCAGATCAGGGGCGCCAAGCAGCGCGTCCTTGACTGCTACGAGGCCGTGAGGGCGCTGCTGGCGGAGTGGCAGGCGCAGGACACCGCCTAG